DNA from Platichthys flesus chromosome 20, fPlaFle2.1, whole genome shotgun sequence:
GAGCAGGACGACACCCTGGAGCGAAAGAGGCTCACTAAAATCTCTGACCCAGAGAAGTGGGAAATCAAACAGGTCGGTAATCAAACTGTATAGATTTCAGTTAAGAAGCTGTTTAGTTGTTGGAGGAAAACGTTGACTCATCCTCGTTGTCTGCTCTCAGATGATCGCTGCCAATGTGCTGTCCAAAGAAGAGTTCCCTGATTTTGATGATGAGACCGGGATCCTTCCCAAAGTTGACGATGAGGAGGGTAAGGGACATTTATCGAAACACGAATTCAGATGAACTGTGACTGAGTGGGTTGTGTACTGATTAGTTGTGATTACTCTCATTCAGACGAAGACTTGGAAATTGAGCTGGTTGAAGAAGAACCTCCATTCCTGAGGGGACACACCAAGCAAAGCATGGACATGAGCCCAGTCAAGATCGTCAAGGTATGTTTCACCTCCATGTCATGTACATATCATCATATCCTATGTGttgctaaataaacaaatgatttattgaacatttaacTGTTTCAACCTTTAGCAAATTCGTCAGTGTTTACTTAATAATGTGAGCAGATGGACATAGTGAGCAACATAACCTGGAGGcggcacaaacacagaatgaCATAAAAAGCATTTATGATACCCAGCCTCaaagtgacccccccccccccgtcgttTTCCTCTGCCGTCCACAGAATCCAGATGGCTCTCTGTCCCAGGCCGCCATGATGCAGAGCGCTCTGGCGAAGGAAAGACGAGAGCTGAAGCAGGCTGCGCGTGAGGCCGAGATGGACTCCATCCCCATGGGGCTGAATAAACACTGGGTGGACCCACTGCCAGACGGTGAGGAATCCATTAGATGTGCATATTGAGTCATTTCTGAGTCACAGATGTTGGTGCTGTGGAAGAAAGATAAATCAAACCAATATTTTGCCCTAAAATCATCTGCTAGATTGAAATTAACATGTTAATTATCAGACTTTTTATCTAAATATCAAGAGTTTTATCTTTGCTTTTGACACTTGAGCCTTGAGTAATTTAGTAATTTAGTCGAGCAACCTCTGTAGGAGGTCTGCTTAATTAAAACCACAGCCCAGTCTGAGTCATGACGCTTCCTCCATGATGGGAGACAGTGCCCCTCAGGCTCGCTGGTACTGGAGATGGTTATCTAGCTTCCTGCCGCCTGCTATCTGGCCGGATGGTGAAGTTTTGCCATGGATCAGTGTGCTTGTACATCCCCGCCCCCCCTGGCCCAAGGTGGTGTAAACCAAGGGTGGGCAATATCCTGCCATAACCACGCAGGAATGGCCTTAAGTTTTTCTGTAGAGTTTTCTCTACATCATCGAGATCTCTTTTACTCCTCTTCACAGTCGACGGCAGGCAGATTGCAGCCAACATGAGAGGCATCGGCATGATGCCCAACGACATCCCAGAGTGGAAGAAACACGCCTTCGGGGGCAACAAGGCCTCTTATGGAAAGAAGACCGCGCTCTCCATcctggagcagagggagagtcTGCCCATCTACAAGCTGAAGGAGCAGCTCATTCAGGTTTGTCCCCGTTCAGATGTTACCGAATTCTGTTCCAGCTCTGTAAACAATGATATAACCGCTCTACTACCGGTTTGTaacttcctgtcttcctgtAAATCTCTTCAGGCTGTTCATGACAACCAGATCCTGATTGTGATCGGAGAGACAGGATCCGGTAAGACCACACAGATCACCCAGTACCTGGCTGAGGCTGGTTACACCACCCGCGGGAAGATTGGGTGCACGCAGCCCCGTCGTGTGGCCGCCATGTCGGTGGCAAAGAGAGTCTCAGAGGAATATGGTTGTTGTCTTGGACAAGAGGTGAGTGACCCTCCCCCTGACACCGTGTCAATCTGTGGATTCATCAACACAACGCTGTGAACATGTGTtaaatctttctctctgttttttctaGGTGGGTTACACCATCCGGTTTGAGGACTGCACCAGTCCTGAGACGGTGATCAAGTACATGACGGACGGTATGCTGTTGAGAGAGTGTTTGATCGACTCCGAACTGGGGCAGTACGCCATCATCATGTTGGATGAAGCTCACGAGAGGACGATCCACACTGATGTTCTCTTTGGTCTCCTGAAGAAGGTGAGGAAGACGAGCACAAGCTCACACATTCATCTTCTGAGGGAAACTTTGAGGAGATGCTGAGtgtcctgtttctgttttcagacTGTCATGAAACGCACGGACATGAAGCTGATCGTTACGTCAGCTACACTGGACGCTGTGAAGTTCTCTCAGTATTTCTATGAAGCGCCAATCTTCACCATCCCCGGCAGAACGTATCCAGTGGAGGTGCTTTACACCAAAGAGCCGGAGACAGACTACCTGGATGCCAGTCTCATCACCGTCATGCAGATTCATCTGACTGAGCCTCCAGGTACGAGTTTAAAATCTTGAAAGCACAAaattctctctgtgtctcttcctctgttgtGCTCTAACATCATCCTCCTTCGTCTGCGTCCAGGTGACGTCCTGGTGTTTCTGACGGGTCAGGAGGAGATCGACACGGCCTGTGAGATCCTGTACGAGCGGATGAAGTCTCTGGGGCCGGATGTGCCTGAGCTCATTATTCTGCCTGTTTACTCGGCCCTGCCCAGCGAGATGCAGACCAGAATCTTCGACCCGGCTCCACCAGGCAGCAGAAAGGTTCCTCCATTCAATGTTTCTTTCAAACATATGGAAAACATATCCAATAAGTTCCTGTTACAAATTTGTACTTCACATAAACTGGCACAATTCAGTATCTGCATTGAATTATGGTCTGGATGTTTGAAGAATGCTGGTTCAAAAACATACTGGGTTTCGTTCTCTGCTTTGTATTCAATCCATGTTCTTTGTTTATGGTTTATCCTTTTATTCCATTAGCTCTTCAGCTGACTTTAGATTTAATGTTTTCTGGGGTCATTGGCTTGGCTTCTTCTTTAGTTTTTAAGAAATCCGCTTTATTTAGAACTTCCTGGTAAAATGCAACAACAGGAACACATctaactctgtgtgtttgtttcacttcactttctGTAGGTGGTCATTGCCACAAACATCGCAGAGACGTCTCTGACCATAGATGGGATTTACTATGTGGTCGACCCCGGCTTTGTCAAGCAAAAAGTCTACAACTCCAAGACCGGTATCGACCAGCTTGTGGTGACTCCCATCTCACAGGTACAACACCTCAAAGATGACCGCAACACTGCAAATAGTCAATATTAAACAATTAGTACAATAAAGTAGCGAGGTCTGGTGGATTTATATCTGTTTTGTCTTGTCTCTGTTAGGCCCAGGCCAAGCAGAGGGCGGGTCGAGCCGGCAGAACTGGCCCAGGGAAAACGTACAGGCTCTACACAGAGAGAGCCTACAGAGACGAGATGCTGACGACCAACGTGCCTGAGATCCAGAGAACCAACTTGGCCAGCACGGTGCTGTCTCTGAAGGTAACCCAACATGCTGGGCTCCTGTCTTATCTACAACCTTTATACCCTTTTAccttaaaatagcagcttcagAGATAGTTGAGCTTGAATGGTGATGTCTCAGGACTGTGAACGTGAagaatgtttcctctcatcCCCCGAACGTCTGTTCTCTGtaactctggtgagtgggtttgatctcctgtgagaagaactgactgagtcacagcttcaactgTCACAATCAGCTCCAGCgagttgaagagtgaagctgaactgttgatcagttaaaaagactcagaggttattaaaaaccagagtttatctccaagaATAAATCCccttgtgtggctgcagggggcgctgttagACTGTAAAAGAGTACAGGCAGTGATGCTGTAAAGGAAACGAGTGGTTACTGTCTGTTTGTAGATCAGTTTTCACGACTGCCTGGTGTCCTTCTGTCCCATATTTTAGAAAGACTCAATTAGACATGAGATgcatttaaattaaagtttatgTATTGGAAATGAAAACCTTCCTAAGGTAAATATGAAGGTAAATATCTTTAATTCAAATCCATATGTATCTCctcctgtttgtgtctcctcCACCAGGCCATGGGCATCAATGACCTGCTGTCCTTCGACTTCATGGACGCTCCTCCCATGGAGACTCTGATCACAGCCATGGAGCAGCTCTACACTCTGGGAGCTCTGGACGATGAAGGTTTACTCACCAGGCTCGGCAGAAGGGTGAGGAGTGACATCATTGTTAAATGAAGTGGTTCATTTACATCAGATCACTTGTATAGTTTGAATAAATTAACTATGTAGTTCGGTTCTTCACATCTGTCCCtcacttccctctcctcctctcatgtcactgaaattatatttgttcttttctccGCCTGTCCTCTAGATGGCTGAGTTCCCTCTGGAGCCGATGCTCTGTAAGATGTTGATCATGTCCGTGCATCTGGGCTGCAGCGAGGAGATGCTCACCATCGTGTCCATGCTGTCTGTGCAGAATGTCTTCTATCGGCCAAAGGTACGATCAGCACTAAACATGGAGCTTTGAAATGACTGGATACAGATAGAGAACTAATTTAGTACCAGATCAAAAATatctaattgttttttttaaaggacaaaCAAGCCCTGGCCGACCAGAAGAAGGCCAAGTTCCACCAAGCTGAGGGAG
Protein-coding regions in this window:
- the LOC133931755 gene encoding ATP-dependent RNA helicase DHX8; amino-acid sequence: MMMMCSADTQGSRPQGQGQTMEVDALRIQHVCRRLAELNDKQAAWRMADGSVDELSQLEYLSLVSKVCTELDNHLGISDKDLAEFVISLAEKEPSFDGFKAILLKNGAEFMDSLIGNLLRLIQTMRPPTKAPTSKVSEALVKPNTEKDRLKELFPALCRANEPGPKILDEDDDKVAAAAMKELEMFMPSVSGEDSKSSKSRSEKSRRRSRSRSRDRDRHRDRDRDRDRDRDRKRRHRSRSRSESRSRSSDHHRERDRDRDQGKRKDKSTRWTERSPSPKKDQDWKDKHVDRPPPEEPSVGDIYNGKITSIMQFGCFVQLEGLRKRWEGLVHISELRREGRVANVADVVSKGQRVKIKVLSFTGSKTSLSMKDVDQETGEDLNPNRRRNVGPDGDEISMRNPDRPVNVNLGHVPEMEQDDTLERKRLTKISDPEKWEIKQMIAANVLSKEEFPDFDDETGILPKVDDEEDEDLEIELVEEEPPFLRGHTKQSMDMSPVKIVKNPDGSLSQAAMMQSALAKERRELKQAAREAEMDSIPMGLNKHWVDPLPDVDGRQIAANMRGIGMMPNDIPEWKKHAFGGNKASYGKKTALSILEQRESLPIYKLKEQLIQAVHDNQILIVIGETGSGKTTQITQYLAEAGYTTRGKIGCTQPRRVAAMSVAKRVSEEYGCCLGQEVGYTIRFEDCTSPETVIKYMTDGMLLRECLIDSELGQYAIIMLDEAHERTIHTDVLFGLLKKTVMKRTDMKLIVTSATLDAVKFSQYFYEAPIFTIPGRTYPVEVLYTKEPETDYLDASLITVMQIHLTEPPGDVLVFLTGQEEIDTACEILYERMKSLGPDVPELIILPVYSALPSEMQTRIFDPAPPGSRKVVIATNIAETSLTIDGIYYVVDPGFVKQKVYNSKTGIDQLVVTPISQAQAKQRAGRAGRTGPGKTYRLYTERAYRDEMLTTNVPEIQRTNLASTVLSLKAMGINDLLSFDFMDAPPMETLITAMEQLYTLGALDDEGLLTRLGRRMAEFPLEPMLCKMLIMSVHLGCSEEMLTIVSMLSVQNVFYRPKDKQALADQKKAKFHQAEGDHLTLLAVYNSWKNNKFSNPWCYENFIQARSLRRAQDIRKQMLGIMDRHKLDVVTCGKATVRVQKAICSGFFRNAAKKDPQEGYRTLIDQQVVYIHPSSALFNRQPEWVVYHELVLTTKEYMREVTTIDPRWLVEFSPAFFKVSDPTRLSKQKKQQRLEPLYNRYEEPNAWRISRAFRRR